From a single Aricia agestis chromosome 17, ilAriAges1.1, whole genome shotgun sequence genomic region:
- the LOC121735401 gene encoding protein charybde-like, which produces MEILPVTSQFNVGFSGEKAWTPTWREASPAPTEAALAGRLERELRAAKGASALADAEVLVPAELLARAARQALALAEGEPCGARGAAVIVDVAGRRLAAFKVDPSTLTTHEIHLHLDHDATNWTSLLPQFLKNLTRGGTIIISPQFTIEKKKLFRSQTE; this is translated from the exons ATGGAGATCCTGCCCGTCACCAGCCAGTTTAACGTCGGATTCAGTGGTGAAAAAG CATGGACGCCAACCTGGCGGGAAGCGTCGCCGGCGCCCACGGAGGCGGCGCTGGCGGGGCGGCTGGAGCGCGAGCTGAGGGCCGCCAAGGGCGCCAGCGCGCTAGCGGACGCCGAGGTGCTGGTGCCGGCGGAGCTgctggcgcgggcggcgcggcagGCGCTGGCGCTGGCGGAGGGGGAGCCGTGCGGGGCGCGGGGTGCGGCGGTCATCGTCGACGTCGCCGGCCGCCGCCTCGCCGCGTTCAAGGTGGACCCCAGCACGCTCACCACGCACGAGATACACCTTCATCTAGACCACGACGCCACCAACTGGACCAGCCTGCTGCCGCAGTTCTTAAA AAATTTAACGCGAGGCGgcaccatcatcatcagcccCCAGTTCACGATAGAAAAGAAAAAGTTGTTCCGGAGCCAGACGGAGTGA